tttacagAGGAAGAATTGGGTAGTTCAGAAGAATCTGGTAAAGATTGGTCAGATCTAGAACGAGAAGCAgctgaagaagataaagaaagaggggagGGACGTTATCGTGACGATTACAActcaagtaaaaaaaagaaatcgagtcGTAGACAATCACCTTCACCAGCAAAAGACAGGTatggaaataacaaaattgttaCTAAacttaattgaatattatatgcAACGTGATGTGTTGtaaaatatcgtatttataattattttaaggCACAATTCGAAACACAAAAGTTCTAGCAATTCCAAAAGCAAAAGTTCATCGAGCAGTAAAGATAGAAGATCATCGGATAAACACAGGTAAAATagttttaagaaataaatataaacaatatatattctgcattattttctaatgatatatgtatacatatatacattcctATTACATTGagttgataatttaataattaaagaacGGATCGATCGCGGAGTGGGGGATCACACAAGAAAGTGTCTCCTTCTAAATCATCTAAACACAGGTGATTACCACCAATTGTGAttgtttcataattattatactaatgatgattttattttttcatttttgtcatATAGCCCCAGAAAAAGTGATAAGCACGATAAACATGATAAACATAAGTCATCGCACTCTTCTTCCAACAGTAAAAAGCGGTCACGGGAAGACAGTGTAGACAGAAGTGACAAGGGGTCCAAAAAATCTAAGTAAGTATTTGTGAAGATAAAAACTTacataacaattaataattactgatttagaaaatatatataggtgATTTAGTACATTctaattatgtaattttatcattctaattatgtaaatttattataggaAGTGAATCTGAAAGGGAACTGTGTATTGAAAATAGAACACTTGTATGAACTCACATACGTGTTGGACTTAAGTGAAGCTTTGTCATCTCTGGTTTGGAAAGTAGACAGTATGCCTATAGGGATAGTACATTTTCTTGCATTGAAAACACCTTTTTAAGGTGTTCAAATACGTGTATACGTGCTGATGTTGAATCCAACATACACAACAGCAACAATATAACGAAAGCCAATTGATGTAAAGTTGTATGcaaacaaatttttgttattggtCAACAATTGTACATAAAAGTATAGTTTTTACCTCTAATAAACATATACAGTCAGATATGTATACATCGTACCTCAACTATtggtattatcattttcaaccTATAAATAGTAATGACAGTACTATTTGTATTccctaattatttttttttctctgttctcATGTTGCTACTGTATATTATTGTAAGAATATTTTGAGATTATTTTGTGTAAATAGTACTTTTGCAGCCAATACTTTGATTTATGTAAttcatttactttctttctttctttttttctttttttttcttatgtttccattttcctttgctgatttaaatatataatttttatttttcgatatagaCAAATATACTTTTCTATGATATTAAGGAGATTGCGTAGTTGAATATTGAGAGTGTTTTCATGCAAGAAAATGATCTATCCATAATGTGCAGGAATGCAATGATTCAGATATAAACtcagaaaagataaaaaaagtaaaagagagtttcaaattttctttgctTAATGAAATTTGTACCTTTGCGatagaaataaacaataagatatttatcataaatgtAGAAGTAATGTCACTCTTAAGATAAACGTTCCAtacaaatatgaaatatttaaaaacgatgatatatgtttaacaaatgattttttttacatcgagacattgttaatattatcgttaatatactTTAAGTAAACTTTAGACATAATGTTGATATACactttatataagtatatttatacgcgtgtttgtatatgtgtacacgcgtacgtgtatacatattgTCGATATATTTTGCATAAAGAAACACTCAAGTTCCAAATATGGCATGCAACAAAAATCCACTGAAGAAGATCCGTCTATTCATAAGGTAAATGTAGGATATAAGTGAAAGTACTCTCTGGCAAGTGGTATTCCTGCTTTCACCGCGCGATGTTTCACCATCGTATACATAACTGAAGAAACTGATGGGGAAGTCATTTCTACGTTGCTTATATAGATTACAATGTCCCAAAGTTCTTCAAAAGTaagcatatgtgtatatatatatataaatatatatatatatgtatatgtgcacaCACATGAATGAAAATCAgtcattgattattttcttgcgtttatttataaaaatgtaaaagctgaatatattataattcacgAGAGAGTGATTTATCGctcatttataaatacttttataagTACTTAGAAGTAATTTTGTACAGGAAGACAATGGAAAATCGACAGTACATTAATGTtgaacaataaattttaatttcgtccTATTTGATCAATTTGAGTTTGCAGATTGTTAACAACTTCTGGTGGTACGTGCTCTCCAAGTATTTCAAAAAGATTTATCCTTTGATCTCCAGGAATCGATTCGTATGCAGCCAATTCTATCCCTTCTTGAACCTTTTGTATCGTCGCATCCTTAGGAATGAGATAAGTG
This Vespa velutina chromosome 10, iVesVel2.1, whole genome shotgun sequence DNA region includes the following protein-coding sequences:
- the LOC124951974 gene encoding uncharacterized protein LOC124951974 isoform X2 translates to MRFHKIATILLVVITIASAYPQKDGQIFSNEAIRQAQNTYLIPKDATIQKVQEGIELAAYESIPGDQRINLFEILGEHVPPEVVNNLQTQIDQIGRN
- the LOC124951974 gene encoding uncharacterized protein LOC124951974 isoform X1, with protein sequence MMRFHKIATILLVVITIASAYPQKDGQIFSNEAIRQAQNTYLIPKDATIQKVQEGIELAAYESIPGDQRINLFEILGEHVPPEVVNNLQTQIDQIGRN